In Mycobacterium pseudokansasii, the genomic stretch CACGATGGACGAGTCCTCGAACCGGGCTGCGGGGCAGGAACATTCATCGGCCTCGCCCCCAAGGGCGCGGTCATGGTCGGCGTCGACAATGACACCGTCACCGCCGCCATCGCCGCCGCCCTCTACCCACACGCGCAGATCCGCGCCGAAGGCTTCGAAACCACCCGCGTCCCGGCCGAATCATTCGTCGCCACGATCGGCAACGTCCCGTTCGGCAACTTCACCCTGGTCGACCCCGCCCACAATCCGGGCCGATTCAGCATCCACAACCACTTCATCAACAAGGCAATCAGCCTCACCGCCCCCGGCGGCTACGTCACCGTCTTGACTAGCCGCTACACCCTCGACAGCGTGGATTCCCGGGCGCGACGCGCCATGGCCGCCAAAGCCGACCTCATCGGCGCGCTACGCCTACCGTCGAGCGCCTTCAAGCGTGTGGCCGGCACCGAAGTCGTCACCGATATCCTGGTCTTACGCCGCAAAGACACCGGTCAAGCCGCCGAGGACGACCTGACCCGCTGGATCGACACCGAAGATATTCCCTTCGAAGACATCGCCCACCTCGTCGACCGCAACGTCTTTGGCGCCCAGAAGGCCGACGACGCCTTCCACGTCAATGAGTACTTCCTCAACCATCCCGACCACGTCCTGGGCGCCTACGCCCTCGGCCAAGGGATCCACGGCTCGCCCACCCTCAAAGTCGTGGGGGAGCAGCCCACCCGTGAAGCCCTGGCGCAGCAGGTACGTCAGCGCCTGTCCGACATCGTCGAATACGCCCTAACTCACGATAAGGGGCTGACCGCCACCGCGGACTCCCTCATCGAGGTCGATGACAGCGTCTTTGACGCCGGCTTGTTCACCGCTGCCGAACGCGTTGACCAGCCACCCATGGACACACTGCGCTACTACCCACCCACCGACAGCATCCAACGTTGGAGTGGCCACAGTTGGGAAGAACAACGCACCCCGAAAAGCCGTCTGCGCGAGACCCGTTCGTTGATCGAACTGCGCGACGCTGCGACCGCGGTCATCGCCTCCCAACGTGACGATCAGCCCCTTGAGGTGCGCGAGCAGCTGCGCGCGCACCTCAACAAGCTCTACGACTCTTATGTCGCCAAACACGGCCCGATCAACCGCTTCAAATGGATTTATCCTGCGCCCCCGACCCAGGAGGCTCACGACCGCAAAAGTCGCCAAGGTCGAAGAATCGTGGCGCAAAGCCCGTGGTGCCGAAGGGGTGCCCTACCGCGGTCCCGTTCCCGAGCACCTGCTGGAGGACTGGTCGCAGAAAGCGTGGGAGCCCGCCAGCCCCTACAAGCGGCGCCCCCATCTTGATGGCGGCATGAAATACGATCCCCGGTGGGCCAACGTCGCGGCCCTGGAGATCTTCGACGAACAAACCGGCGAGGCACTCAAAGCTCCGATTTTCTCCGTTGACGTCCTCAATGTCCGTGCCGTCCCGGACACCGCCGCCACCATCGAAGATGCTCTCGCCATCAGCATCGACCAGCACCAGCGCATCGACATCGCCTACATCGCAAATCTATTGGGCACTGATCAGGCCGTCGCCGCAGAACAACTCCGTGGACTGGCCTACCCGTCGCTGGATGATCCCGACGAGCTAGTCCCGGCAGCGACCGCGCTGTCGGGCAACGTCCGCGAGAAGCTGGCTGCCGCCATTGCCGCGGCCCAGCGTGATCCGGCCTACCAGGATTACGTCAGCGCGCTGCGGGAGGTGGTTCCGCGCGACAAAGAAGCCTCCCAGATCAAGACTCGCCCGGGCGCACCGTGGATCGACGCCAAATACGTCGCCCAGTTCGCCCGCGAAACCTTCAGCGCCCCCACTGTGGTCGCCGACCACGTCGGGGGCACCTGGTCGGTGGAATGCGCACGCTACCAACGTGAATCGGTCTTGATGACCGAGACGTGGGGTACCGCCCATAAAGACGCGATCGAGCTGCTCGATGCGCTGTGTAACTCTAAAGCGATCACCGTCCACCGCCCCGCTGAGGAGGTGGCTGAAACCGGTGGCCCCAGCATCGATTTCGAAGCGACGTTCGCTGCCCAAGCTAAAGCCGCCAAGATCACCGACGAGTTCCAGAAGTGGATCTTTGATGACGAGCAGCGTCGCGAGGAACTGGTCGCCGAGTTCAACAAGCGTTTCAACAGCCTTGTTGCCCCGAAACATCGGGGCAACAAACTCACCCTGCCGGGTCTATCGGACCGGTTCGAACCGCACTACTATCAACGAGACGCCGTCGCCCGCATCATTGCCGAACCCACTGTGCTGCTTGATCATACGGTCGGTGCTGGGAAGACGGGGTCCATGCTGATGGGTGCGATGGAACTCAAGCGTTTGGGCCTGTGCAAGCAGCCATGGATCGTGGTTCCCAACCATATCGTGGAACAAGTAGGCCGCGAAGCCGCCCAGTGGTACCCGGCAGCTCGCATTCTTCTCGGCACCGCCGGCACCGACCCCGACGGGCGCCGGCGCTTTGTCGCCCAGTCAGCCACCACCGACTGGGACATGGTCATCATGCCCCAAAGCCTGTTTACTGCGATCGGCGTTAGTGAAGACACCCAAGTCGACTACGTGCAACGCCAGCTCGACGAGCTAGAGAATTACGCCGAACGCGCCGAGACCTCAGTCAGCAAGAAGCGCGTCGAACAGCAGAAGAAGCGGCTCGCGACGCGCCTGAGCGACCTGACCAAGCAGGAGCGGAAAGACACCGGCCTGAAGTTCGAAGAAACCGGTGGCGACTACCTTTTTATCGACGAAGCCCATATGTACAAAAACAAAGGGCGCCTGAGCAATATCGAGGAACTGTCATGCCCGGCGGCCGCGCAGCGCGCCGAAGACCTCGCCATGAAACTGGAAGTACTTCGACTTCGCCGCCACGACGAGGGCCGCGCCGCCGGCCTGCGCCCCGACCAGGTTGTCGAGCGCGTCACCACCTTCGCCACCGGCACCCCCGTGGCCAACTCCCTCGGCGAACTCTGGGTCATGCAAAACTACCTGCGCCCGGATCTGCTGGCCGCCGCCGGTGTCGCCGACATCAACGACTGGGGTGCGACCTTCACCGCCCCGGTTAGCAGCGTGGAAGTCAACGCCACTGGCACCAGCCTGCGGACGGTGACCAGGGTCGGAAAATTCTGCAACCTCCCCGAACTGCTGGCCCTGTCGTCAATCTTCACTGACGTCGTCACCCGCGACCAAGTCCCCGTTGAACTACCACACCTGGCCGGAGACCGCCGACGGGTTGTGAGCATCACCCCTTCCCAGGAAGTCAAGGACTTCATCACCGACTTGGGCTGGCGTCTCGATCACCTCGACCCCAAGCGTCCCGACAAGGACAACCAGCTCAAGATCGCCAACGACGGCCGTAACGTGTCCTTGGACCCACGCCTGGCCAACCTGGACCCGCCGGCGATCTCGCGC encodes the following:
- a CDS encoding helicase-related protein, with amino-acid sequence MPYRGPVPEHLLEDWSQKAWEPASPYKRRPHLDGGMKYDPRWANVAALEIFDEQTGEALKAPIFSVDVLNVRAVPDTAATIEDALAISIDQHQRIDIAYIANLLGTDQAVAAEQLRGLAYPSLDDPDELVPAATALSGNVREKLAAAIAAAQRDPAYQDYVSALREVVPRDKEASQIKTRPGAPWIDAKYVAQFARETFSAPTVVADHVGGTWSVECARYQRESVLMTETWGTAHKDAIELLDALCNSKAITVHRPAEEVAETGGPSIDFEATFAAQAKAAKITDEFQKWIFDDEQRREELVAEFNKRFNSLVAPKHRGNKLTLPGLSDRFEPHYYQRDAVARIIAEPTVLLDHTVGAGKTGSMLMGAMELKRLGLCKQPWIVVPNHIVEQVGREAAQWYPAARILLGTAGTDPDGRRRFVAQSATTDWDMVIMPQSLFTAIGVSEDTQVDYVQRQLDELENYAERAETSVSKKRVEQQKKRLATRLSDLTKQERKDTGLKFEETGGDYLFIDEAHMYKNKGRLSNIEELSCPAAAQRAEDLAMKLEVLRLRRHDEGRAAGLRPDQVVERVTTFATGTPVANSLGELWVMQNYLRPDLLAAAGVADINDWGATFTAPVSSVEVNATGTSLRTVTRVGKFCNLPELLALSSIFTDVVTRDQVPVELPHLAGDRRRVVSITPSQEVKDFITDLGWRLDHLDPKRPDKDNQLKIANDGRNVSLDPRLANLDPPAISRATEVADDIMALHRANIDNIYRDPETGQEMPIRGAFQIVFCDRGTPSKDPRQFTIYAAIRDELVARGMPRESIAFIHDAVKPADKLNLAQRCRTGEISVLIGSTEKMGTGTNVQTRLRALHHVDVPWRPADLEQREGRIIRQGNQNPEVDIVNYVTEGSYDTVMWQKVEAKARFIEQIKRGEVDIDEIEDLGGGDISGAAAETKAIATGDPRYIKQVQLAEDVKRLSALESAHRDAAARRRHQRRDTERELTRAREELDILEPVLEKIAAHADQAPTVVVGGRSYAERSEAAIPFAAACRDAYAALRDKSSFSTRPLDATLNGISITARRSHLKGELQLTLDVPSTTVGIEEADLFATLPRAAGTNHITKARGLLQRMENTYKDIPHFNTRLERRAATLQNELDDYDSTSLGDFEHADELAAKRLELETLSAQLRLEAQSEAAQAASAAARERMLEAGRQPGWTLDINPTPALIADAGLVDAESYRAAQRLVERHRASEYRTQREATDHEQDRQRSNDDDDRSL